One segment of Polyodon spathula isolate WHYD16114869_AA chromosome 20, ASM1765450v1, whole genome shotgun sequence DNA contains the following:
- the wu:fb13g09 gene encoding multidrug resistance-associated protein 5 isoform X3, with product MRWLAVRLDLISIALITMVTLLIVLMHGQIPPAYAGLAISYAVQLTGLFQFTIRLLVESEARFTSVERISHYIKNLECEGIRHIPDSAPALSWPQEGGIQFKDVEMRYRDNLPLVLKKLSFSIKPQEKIGIVGRTGSGKSSLGMTLFRLVELAGGSITIDGINIAQIGLEDLRRKLSIIPQEPVLFIGTVRVNLDPSSQYSDAQIWEALEKTHMKASIAQLPERLDSEVLENGENFSVGERQLLCVARALLRSSKILLLDEATAAIDMETDGLIQETISESFCHCTTLVIAHRLNTVLSCDRIMVLDQGQVVEFDAPSALLSDENSRFCAMVNAAEGGTNKTVDGFAEQ from the exons ATGCGCTGGCTGGCCGTGCGGCTGGACCTCATTAGCATTGCCCTCATCACCATGGTAACACTGCTCATCGTCCTCATGCATGGACAGATCCCGCCCGCGTACGCAGGGCTGGCTATCTCCTACGCTGTGCAG TTGACAGGTCTGTTTCAATTCACCATCCGCCTCCTTGTAGAGTCAGAGGCCAGGTTTACATCAGTGGAGCGGATCAGCCATTATATAAAG aatctGGAGTGTGAAGGTATTCGGCACATTCCCGACTCCGCTCCTGCCCTCAGCTGGCCACAGGAAGGAGGAATCCAGTTTAAAGATGTGGAAATGCGTTACCGTGACAATCTGCCTCTGGTTCTTAAGAAACTGTCCTTTAGCATCAAACCCCAGGAGAAGATAGGCATTGTGGGCCGCACAGGATCAG GTAAATCCTCGCTCGGAATGACCCTGTTCAGACTAGTTGAGCTGGCTGGTGGTTCCATCACCATAGATGGCATCAACATCGCACAGATTGGCCTGGAGGACCTCAGGAGGAAGCTGTCCATTATACCACAGGAGCCAGTCCTCTTCATTGGCACCGTCAG GGTCAATCTAGACCCCTCGAGCCAGTATTCGGATGCTCAGATCTGGGAGGCTTTGGAGAAGACTCACATGAAGGCCAGT ATTGCTCAGCTGCCAGAGAGGCTGGATTCAGAGGTGCTGGAGAATGGGGAGAACTTCTCTGTGGGGGAGCGGCAGCTGCTGTGTGTTGCTAGGGCTCTGCTCCGGAGCAGTAAG ATTTTGCTGCTGGATGAAGCAACAGCTGCCATTGACATGGAAACGGACGGGCTGATCCAGGAGACAATTAGTGAGTCTTTCTGTCACTGCACCACTCTGGTTATCGCACACAGACTCAACACCGTCCTCAGCTGTGACCGCATCATGGTGCTGGACCAAGGACAG GTCGTGGAGTTTGATGCCCCTTCTGCCCTTCTGTCCGATGAAAACTCCAGATTCTGCGCCATGGTCAATGCAGCAGAAGGTGGAACGAATAAGACAGTTGATGGCTTTGCTGAACAATAG
- the LOC121295486 gene encoding E3 ubiquitin-protein ligase Siah2-like isoform X1 — MSRPSSAGGGGGGLGAGKAGGGKHGVSAGAAAAAAAAVAAAAAAAAAAAAAAAAGVAGSAAGSGSVTPAAAAALPTTGLPCQAAELTALFECPVCFDYVLPPILQCQAGHLVCNQCRQKLSCCPTCRGPLTPSIRNLAMEKVASTLPFPCKYASAGCLLSLHHSEKPEHEEVCEFRPYTCPCPGASCKWQGSLEAVMPHLMHAHKSITTLQGEDIVFLATDINLPGAVDWVMMQSCFGHHFMLVLEKQEKYEGHQQFFAIVLLIGTRKQAENFAYRLELNGNRRRLTWEATPRSIHDGVASAIMNSDCLVFDTSIAHLFADNGNLVLSFSSPPWNTEPPTVACRQTNCSRSCKTEFVNCWKVGL, encoded by the exons ATGAGCCGGCCGTCCTCTGCGGGCGGCGGAGGCGGAGGACTAGGGGCCGGGAAAGCAGGGGGTGGAAAGCACGGTGTCTCTGCTGGGGCAGCTGCCgctgctgcagctgcagttgCTGCCGCCGCTgctgccgccgccgccgccgcggCTGCAGCAGCTGCTGGAGTGGCTGGATCAGCGGCCGGATCAGGCTCAGTTACTCCGGCTGCCGCTGCTGCTTTGCCCACGACAGGCCTCCCGTGCCAAGCCGCAGAACTCACTGCTCTTTTTGAGTGCCCGGTGTGTTTTGATTACGTGCTGCCACCGATCCTGCAATGCCAGGCCGGGCACCTAGTGTGCAATCAGTGCCGACAAAAGCTGAGCTGTTGCCCAACCTGTCGCGGGCCTCTTACCCCCAGCATCAGGAACTTGGCCATGGAGAAAGTGGCTTCCACTCTCCCGTTCCCCTGCAAG TATGCCTCGGCTGGCTGCCTGCTGTCCTTGCACCACAGCGAGAAGCCGGagcatgaagaggtgtgtgagtTCCGGCCATACACCTGCCCCTGCCCGGGGGCCTCCTGCAAGTGGCAGGGCTCGCTGGAGGCGGTCATGCCCCACCTGATGCACGCCCACAAGAGCATCACCACTCTGCAGGGCGAGGATATCGTCTTCCTGGCCACAGACATCAACCTGCCAGGGGCCGTCGACTGGGTCATGATGCAGTCATGCTTCGGCCACCACTTCATGCTGGTGCTGGAGAAGCAGGAGAAATACGAGGGCCACCAGCAGTTCTTCGCCATCGTGCTGCTAATTGGGACCCGTAAACAGGCCGAGAACTTTGCCTACCGCCTGGAACTCAATGGGAACCGCCGCCGGCTGACGTGGGAGGCCACGCCTCGGTCCATCCACGACGGCGTGGCTTCTGCTATCATGAACAGCGACTGCTTGGTCTTTGACACCTCCATTGCCCACCTCTTTGCAGACAATGGCAACCTGG TTTTGAGTTTCAGCAGTCCACCATGGAATACAGAACCGCCGACTGTTGCATGCCGTCAGACAAACTGTTCCAGATCATGCAAGACAGAATTTGTAAACTGCTGGAAAGTGGGATTGTAA
- the LOC121295486 gene encoding E3 ubiquitin-protein ligase Siah2-like isoform X2: MSRPSSAGGGGGGLGAGKAGGGKHGVSAGAAAAAAAAVAAAAAAAAAAAAAAAAGVAGSAAGSGSVTPAAAAALPTTGLPCQAAELTALFECPVCFDYVLPPILQCQAGHLVCNQCRQKLSCCPTCRGPLTPSIRNLAMEKVASTLPFPCKYASAGCLLSLHHSEKPEHEEVCEFRPYTCPCPGASCKWQGSLEAVMPHLMHAHKSITTLQGEDIVFLATDINLPGAVDWVMMQSCFGHHFMLVLEKQEKYEGHQQFFAIVLLIGTRKQAENFAYRLELNGNRRRLTWEATPRSIHDGVASAIMNSDCLVFDTSIAHLFADNGNLGINVTISMC; the protein is encoded by the exons ATGAGCCGGCCGTCCTCTGCGGGCGGCGGAGGCGGAGGACTAGGGGCCGGGAAAGCAGGGGGTGGAAAGCACGGTGTCTCTGCTGGGGCAGCTGCCgctgctgcagctgcagttgCTGCCGCCGCTgctgccgccgccgccgccgcggCTGCAGCAGCTGCTGGAGTGGCTGGATCAGCGGCCGGATCAGGCTCAGTTACTCCGGCTGCCGCTGCTGCTTTGCCCACGACAGGCCTCCCGTGCCAAGCCGCAGAACTCACTGCTCTTTTTGAGTGCCCGGTGTGTTTTGATTACGTGCTGCCACCGATCCTGCAATGCCAGGCCGGGCACCTAGTGTGCAATCAGTGCCGACAAAAGCTGAGCTGTTGCCCAACCTGTCGCGGGCCTCTTACCCCCAGCATCAGGAACTTGGCCATGGAGAAAGTGGCTTCCACTCTCCCGTTCCCCTGCAAG TATGCCTCGGCTGGCTGCCTGCTGTCCTTGCACCACAGCGAGAAGCCGGagcatgaagaggtgtgtgagtTCCGGCCATACACCTGCCCCTGCCCGGGGGCCTCCTGCAAGTGGCAGGGCTCGCTGGAGGCGGTCATGCCCCACCTGATGCACGCCCACAAGAGCATCACCACTCTGCAGGGCGAGGATATCGTCTTCCTGGCCACAGACATCAACCTGCCAGGGGCCGTCGACTGGGTCATGATGCAGTCATGCTTCGGCCACCACTTCATGCTGGTGCTGGAGAAGCAGGAGAAATACGAGGGCCACCAGCAGTTCTTCGCCATCGTGCTGCTAATTGGGACCCGTAAACAGGCCGAGAACTTTGCCTACCGCCTGGAACTCAATGGGAACCGCCGCCGGCTGACGTGGGAGGCCACGCCTCGGTCCATCCACGACGGCGTGGCTTCTGCTATCATGAACAGCGACTGCTTGGTCTTTGACACCTCCATTGCCCACCTCTTTGCAGACAATGGCAACCTGGGTATTAATGTCACTATATCCATGTGCTGA
- the LOC121295488 gene encoding RNA-binding motif protein, X-linked 2-like codes for MNPLTKVKLINELNQREAQLGINEKVSWHAEYKDSAWIFIGGFPYDLTEGDIICVFSQYGEIANINLVRDNKTGKSKGFCFICYEDQRSTILAVDNFNGIKIKGRTIRVDHVANYRPPKDSEDLDEVTKRIREEGCAPKTPPPSSSEFEEECEMPDKKRKKEKKDKKKKKKDKKEKKAAKEERRGDSDSQNSHRRVATPSLTQPTVKREKEDSGYDKYASTSRFLDSERFKEDRKPWKENEGRSRECEGGGVRYRDLQGSSSRHHDDSLQDGKAGEKERDRWHESQWESDRGRREDRHCHSKHSSQGSRNRERSDPSDRDRSSGGREHSRDHWRN; via the exons ATGAA TCCTCTTACAAAGGTCAAACTGATCAATGAACTGAACCAGAGGGAAGCACAGCTTGGGATAAATGAAAAAGTCTCCTGGCATGCAGAATATAAGGACAGTGCCTGGATATTTATAG GTGGTTTCCCATATGACTTAACAGAGGGGGACATAATCTGTGTGTTCTCACA GTATGGTGAGATCGCCAATATCAATCTGGTGCGAGACAACAAGACGGGTAAATCTAAAGGCTTTTGCTTTATCTGCTATGAGGACCAGAGGAGTACAATTCTGGCAGTGGATAACTTCAATGGAATTAAG ATAAAGGGCAGGACGATCCGTGTGGATCATGTTGCCAATTACCGTCCCCCTAAAGATTCTGAGGATTTGGATGAAGTGACAAAACGAATACGGGAAGAAGGCTGTGCCCCAAAAACCCCGCCTCCTTCCTCTTCAGAATTTGAGGAAGAGTGTGAAATGCCAGACAAAAAGCGCAAGAAAG aaaagaaagataaaaagaaaaaaaagaaagacaaaaaagaaaaaaaggcagccAAGGAGGAGAGGCGGGGGGATTCAGACAGCCAAAATTCACACCGCAGAGTGGCAACGCCCTCCCTGACCCAGCCCACTGTCAAGAGAGAAAAGGAGGATTCTGGGTATGACAAGTACGCCAGCACCAGTCGCTTTCTGGATTCTGAGAGATTTAAGGAGGACAGGAAGCCCTGGAAGGAGAATGAAGGAAGAAGCAGGGAGTGTGAGGGGGGTGGGGTCAGATACAGAGATCTCCAGGGCAGCAGCAGTCGCCACCACGACGACAGCCTGCAGGATGGGAAAGCTGGTGAGAAGGAGAGGGATCGGTGGCATGAGAGCCAGTGGGAATCTGACAGGGGCAGGAGAGAAGACAGACACTGCCATTCCAAGCATTCAAGCCAGGGAAGCCGGAACAGGGAGCGGAGCGACCCGTCTGACAGAGATAGATCATCGGGAGGCAGGGAGCACAGTCGAGACCACTGGAGGAATTGA